The stretch of DNA ctggcatctcattccacacactcacgaccacttcagtaaagagcttttccaaatgttcccgtTAAACTTTCACcatacccatgacctctggttgtcatcccacccaacctcagtggaaaaaactactagcatttaccctatctgtaccctcataatttttgaATACTTCTAACAAATCCGCAAAGCAATTTAtattttccttgtttatgtttagagccttttttgggtgtataagatgatgtggggcattgatcatgtggatagccagagatttttatcccagggctgaaatggctaacacaagggggcatagttttaaggtgcttggaaataaataccgaggggatgtcaggggtaagttttttacacagagagtggtgggtgtgtggaatgcactgccggctttttgagagtgtttcagttactgtggggccaggaacccatgcagctcagtgggaacagggaataataccaatggagagagtcaaactgagccaagttgcagattgatgatggcagaaatgccccattcttatagagacaggaagagcaccAGAGAATTTGATGGCCAGTTaaaagatgatttctctctccaacttgggttgaacttcactgtaacagtgtgatgccagatcacatcttgacaactcaagtgatctcttctgaaatgttgtcctacacccattgatggattttgtaaatctttttacaggttaaaaatgacaaggaatttgtctacgggaatctcgaacagaacacaccagttttgctgtctcagtccagatatttaagaagtggagcaagggattcaatcaatcatccttcctgctcagactgtggggagggattcactcgatcatctgactGACTGGCGTGCCtgtcattttacacagaggggaatgcattcatctgctcagacagtgggaatggattcagtcggtcatttcaactgaaggtacatcaggaagttcacactgggcaagaccattcacctgttctgtgtgtgagaaaggattcagccgatcatcccacctgtggacacaccagtcagttcacactgggcagaggctggtcatctgtggaatttgtggggaaggattcactcggtcacctgacctaatggctcaccagcgagttcacactgggaagcggccgttcacctgctcggactgtgggaagggattcacttgctcatctaagctgaaggtacatcagcgagttcacaccggagagaggccgttcacctgctcggactgtgggaagggattcacttgctcatcccaactgaaaaaacaccagtctgttcacactgggcagaggccattcacctgctcagactgtgggaagggattcactttgtcatctcacctactgagacaccagtcagttcacactggggagcagccattcacctgcttggactgtgggaagggattcactgaatcatctcaactgaaggtacatcagcgagttcatactggagagaggccattcatttgctcagtctgtgggaagggattcactcagtcatctcatctgaaggtacatcagcgaattcacaccggagagaggccgtttacctgctcagactgtgggaagggtttcactgaatcatctcaactgaaggtacatcagcgagttcacaccggagagaggccgtttacctgctcagactgtgggaagggtttcactgaatcatctcaactgaaggtacatcagcgagttcacaccggagagaggccgttcacctgctcagactgcgggaagggattcactcggtcatctcatctgaaggtacaccagcgagttcacactggagagaggccgttcacctgctcagactgtgggaagaaattcactcagtcatccgaacttaaggtacatcagcgagttcacactggggagaggccattcacctgctcagactgtggtaaaggattcactcagtcatctcaactgaaggtacatcagcgagttcacactggagagaagccattcacctgctcagactgtgggaagggattcacacagttaggtAGCCTACAAGCACATCTGtcagttcacattggggagaggccatacacctgctcagactgtcgTAAGgaattcacttcgtcatctcaactgaaggtacatcagcgagttcacactggagagaggccgttcagctgttcagactgtgggaagagattcattcagtcatccgaacttaaggtacatcagcgagttcacactggggagaggccattcacctgctcagattgtggtaaaggattcgctcagtcatctcaactgaaggtacatcagcgagttcacactggagagaagccgttcacctgctcagactgtgggaagggattcacacagttcggtagcctacaagcacaccagtcagttcacattggggagaggccattcacctgctcagactgtgggaagggattcacttcgtcatctcatctgaaggtacatcagcgagttcacactggggagaagccattcacctgctcagactgtgggaaaggattcactcagtcatctcaactgaaggtacatcagcgagttcacactggagagaagccgttcacctgctcagactgtgggaagggattcatttcttCAACTcatctgaaagtacatcagcgaattcacactggagagaagctgttcacctgctcagaatgtgggaaaggattcactcagtcatctcatctactgacacaccaatcagttcacactgggaagaggccattcacctgctcagtctgtgggaagggattcactctgtcatctcatCTACttacacaccagcgagttcacactgagtaGAGGTCGATCTCCTGCGCAGACTTTGGGAAGATTCTCTCAACCAAATATGCATCAttgtgttcacactggggagaggccgttctctTGCTGCGAATGTGGGAAGTGATtctctcagtcatctaaccttatctacctctcgcttcagctagcagcttaatataggagGTGATAGCTCCCCCAGCCCGGCCCAACTTAAgcaatcttgtttgggtggatgctgcatgatgttactaatcagtaccccaaaataacagacagtacacaatatgtaatTAAACGATTgagatttataattcttactttgactatagggttagtaaagaaaacaaaaaaaaagaaaaagggcccactttCTTCATTTgcatcttctcatctctccccggcaaaagaccacgataatctctcttccagacgcacaagaaagaacatttctctcattggatagtcCCGCACTCCAAAACTCTGTTATCTCTAGTCGTAACCtagacattgctgctacagagaagccattatcTAAGCAGTGAAACGtcacagagaggccattacatcagCATGTTATACTTGTGTCACACtactgagttcacactggggagaaagtttcaataagctgcatgctggatatttgtccatcgcCACTGCTGAATGctatttcgagagtgactgtcggtgcttaactctgcaattattgctgctgctcaccacacccagttctgcaccctggtcactgggcatgggaggagtttcttttgCTGCACATTCACCTGTATTggcactggagtttaatattctgcatctgtgataaataaatcagttctattttaaactccatatttggtacttagtgaatttataacacaactAGTGTACTCAGGCCTGCTGGATCcggccagtgattctgttccatgacagttcttttaaatcctcccctgttgttcccctctcgctctctctgtgGGATGGGttccagtcaccactctgtgggtgaagagctTTTACTTGAATTTtttgcagactgaagaagtcgagctgactgcagttctgtctgagatgttcttcgcccctcaaatctctgggctgaggaagaatggcATTGGGAGTTAACCTCCTTATTCAgggctcatttccacattatgggtcattttccctgcttctaaagggttgttagaAAACACCACTGTCCGAAGACTGCAAACAGAACGGGAAACTATTAGTTGGATGTTCAAtgaagcagggtcagaaaccagaggcgggtCTGCACAGGTCAGAGTTTCGGGCTCCGGATGAAGGTCAGGATAAGAatgtatgatgaggagaagggaatcagcagcggggCGTGACTACAGATGTCAGAGTAGCAACATTTTTGAAGCTGATTTACAGGGAAAATTATTCGGATGCCTGACCGATGACGCAAGTAATACCTGTGGTGGAGTGCCCCATTGGTCGAGGAACATGTGTGTGTTGAGAATGGTTATATCTattgagggagttgttcctgcttggttATCCTGTAGTATATCCGGATATTTATTTTAGGttatcctatctgtaataatgtatTGGTTATTATATAAATTGTGAAATTCTGTCCCtcactggatcaggcttgaatttatggtgctTTAATGAAGTTATGGTGGTCATTCatgaatttgtattttaaagcaagattttggtgaatgatattttccacttgattgtacctgcataagtaatcagattgagttcaactgctgcaggatcctggaatgtgttggactGTGTCTCAGTACTTTCTGCATTTATtgccttgtttgtttgtattgcatgtatttttgattttttcctttcttttagttaaccaccttgtcctgtatttctgcaaggaacCCCTATGTTTCTGAGAAGAGTTCTTCAACTCTCAGTCAGGTGCTCGATGTTTCCTTatcaacatctagtctgctcagatcgttgggatgtctcccatggagggtcatactcactTCCACTGGTTAACGTTTTCTTCCATAGtgatgattcatttttctgagttggcctctcatttaagttttctggtctgtatttcttatcatgATTGCATATACATGCATGGAGTGTTGAATCCTGTTCAtttttttgatgaaaatatatacttagaagttttatctgactgttgtgtgattttttttttcctgtgtgttatttctcttcctccttctgtccaaggtgGTGTTAACCTAAGTGGGTCtgagtgtaaatagtcttttctaaagttgtcatttcagttcctatttatctttgtaaattttactgattgaaatgggaccaagatatttcattttaaaaaagtcaatgtcggtattgatggaagtgttaacatagaacatagaacattacagcacagtactggcccttaggccctcaatgctgtgccgacccttaagccCTGCCTTGcatataacaccccaccttaaattcctccatttatttgtctagtagcctcttaaatttcactagtgtatctgcctccatcactgactcaggcagtgcattccacgcaccaaccactctctgagtaaaaaccttccactaatatcccctttgaacttaccaccccttaccttaaagccatgtgttcttgtattgagcagtggtgccctggggaagaggcgctggctgtccactctgtctattcctcttaatatcttgtataactctatcatgtctcctcttatcctcctcctctccaaagagtaaagccctagctctcttaatttctgatcataatccatactctctaaaccaggcagcatcctggtaaatctcctctgtaccctttccaatgcttccacatccttcctatagtgaggcatcCAGAACTGGACAAGGTACTCCAGTGTGGcctaagcagagttttatagagctgcagcattacctcgtgactcttaaactctatccctcaacttatgaaagctaacaccccataatctttcttaactaccctatttagctgtgaggcaattttcagggatctgtggacatataccccccagatccctctgctcctccacactaccaagtatcttgccatttactttgcactctgccttggagtttgttcttccaaagtgtaccacctcacacttctctgggttgaactccatctgccacttctcagctcacttctgcatcctatcaatgtctctgcaatctttgacaatcctgtacactatccacaacaccaccaacctttgagtcatctgcaaacttgccaacctacccttctacccCACATCCAGTCAGTGAATAAAAACCACAAAAGGTAGATGTCCCAGAGCCGATCCTTATGGGACACCAGTAGTCACAACCCTACAATACGAATGTACTCCTTCCACCAagaccctttgctttctgcaggcaagccaattctgactccacctggccaaacttccctgggtcccatgccttctgactttctgaataagccgacCGTGTAGTATTTGTTAactgttgagctctgtttggcaggatTTTTAAGCCTTAAACTAAATTTTGTTAAAGGTTTTCCCTATTTCTTACTGCTTTCTATTtgctttgcttgttgatattccagatTCATGGGTATCaagagtcccgatgaagggtcttggcccgaaatgttgattcccatgcatagatgctgcctgacatgctgagctcctccagcactttgtgtgtagttctctagACTTCTGGCATCTTCAAGTCCTCTTGTTTTCCAGATACTTACATGTTTCTTGAAAGAACAAGCCAAGAACAGGCTGGTAGTGGgattgtgtggctctgttggtaaaatattaaataaaatcattagaaagaggtggtatatcacgtagccattgaagatgtgtaggaggggtagactccttccatttaagcaagattgctcttcttgctaaaagagaggtaaaaactagaactatttaaatttagaaatggtcggctgctcagtcttaaattcgaaacaatccttttatgatatttggggacctttcctaaattacttttccaatttaaaaAGTTTAatagtgcacagacttttatgtatatttttatcttctcttcttaagtgaaaatgttttttttctaattatccattgtcatccatcagcttttttctttggtagttggtagaggttgactttttttatatatataaaaaatttattttatgatgtatgacctatctttaaatgtttgattacagagtggtatacctttatgtgttatgctctaacattttgatcaattttattacaatatatgaatgtacacaagttatgttgagatgtatctatgtgttgcactctgtaaatcttttttttcttctgaataaaaatattgtaaaaagaaagaggtggtatagggttggaaggtgtagaatctgtgggtagaattaaggaatagcaaatgtaaaaaaaaaatccctgatgggaattgtatagagactcccaaacagtagtaagtatgtggtccacggATTGCAAAGAGAGATAGAAAATatgtgccaaaagggcaatgttacaatagtcatgtgggattatcatgcaggtgattaggaaaattaggagGGTGTTGGTCTGtagaggaggaattcctagaatgcctacaagatgcttttttagagcagctcgtagaTGATTTCACTTGggtatcagctattctggattgggtgttgcaaTGATCCGGAATTAATTAGCTCACTTAAGTTCAtagaacccttaggggcaagtgatcttaacatgatcaaattcaccttgacattagagaaggagaagctcaaatcagatgtggaataaagagaattagagaggcatcaGAGAAGAATTGGTCAAAATTGGTTTGaaatagagcagcaatggctggaatttctggaagcaattcagaaggcacaggatattaCATCataaagaggaagtagtattctaaaggtaaggtgacaaaaccgtggctgataagagaaatcAAGGACAACATAAAAACCTAAGAGGGAGCATATTGCAAAAACTactaggaagttagaggattgggaagcttttaaaaaccaacagaatgcaactaaaataattcAGAAGAGAAAGATGAAATACATAGgtgagctagccagtaatattaaaaaggataccaatTTTTTCTGCAGGTATATATAGTGTGActtggctggtggtgtggactgtgGGGTGGAAGGTCCTGGCTCCCCTGCACGCTTTTCATCTGTGTTGGGTTAAGAGCTTGAGATCTCTTAAAAAAAACTCACTTGGCAGaagccaatggcaaaccactgctgtaacttgcctcgCACGGAATTTCTCACTACTTCAGAGTGGCATGGGAGGAAGTCGTCCACTAACTGGAAAAAATTCCGGATGCGACGTACCTTTCCTTACATATAGCATAAAAGAGAGGCAgaaatggatattggaccactggaaaatgatgctggagaggtagtaatgggatggGGGTGCAtggtgatggcagatgaactgaataagtattttacatcgcTCTTATCTGTCGAAGACACTGGCAGGAATGTGGAAGTACCAggtgtcagtggtcagaatgtgtaaagttacgttacttgggagaaggttcttgggaaacagaaaggtctgaaggtaaacaggtcacctggaccagatggtgtacaccccagagatctgaaagaggtgcctgaagagatgt from Hemitrygon akajei chromosome 12, sHemAka1.3, whole genome shotgun sequence encodes:
- the LOC140737398 gene encoding uncharacterized protein — protein: MAHQRVHTGKRPFTCSDCGKGFTCSSKLKVHQRVHTGERPFTCSDCGKGFTCSSQLKKHQSVHTGQRPFTCSDCGKGFTLSSHLLRHQSVHTGEQPFTCLDCGKGFTESSQLKVHQRVHTGERPFICSVCGKGFTQSSHLKVHQRIHTGERPFTCSDCGKGFTESSQLKVHQRVHTGERPFTCSDCGKGFTESSQLKVHQRVHTGERPFTCSDCGKGFTRSSHLKVHQRVHTGERPFTCSDCGKKFTQSSELKVHQRVHTGERPFTCSDCGKGFTQSSQLKVHQRVHTGEKPFTCSDCGKGFTQLGSLQAHLSVHIGERPYTCSDCRKEFTSSSQLKVHQRVHTGERPFSCSDCGKRFIQSSELKVHQRVHTGERPFTCSDCGKGFAQSSQLKVHQRVHTGEKPFTCSDCGKGFTQFGSLQAHQSVHIGERPFTCSDCGKGFTSSSHLKVHQRVHTGEKPFTCSDCGKGFTQSSQLKVHQRVHTGEKPFTCSDCGKGFISSTHLKVHQRIHTGEKLFTCSECGKGFTQSSHLLTHQSVHTGKRPFTCSVCGKGFTLSSHLLTHQRVHTE